One Aneurinibacillus migulanus genomic region harbors:
- a CDS encoding cysteine-rich VLP protein, with protein sequence MDSKLQRKIEKLMRDHCANYLNGGCLLTDGPCVFSQVHGAPSCRYAQGSVLPAFPDVEEAYYNSFGKSKRKNIGTCDMCGESYTKCSNRQKFCHSCRERAEKESRRKRDSRYREANRRFRKNIDS encoded by the coding sequence GTGGACAGTAAATTACAGCGGAAAATAGAAAAGTTAATGCGTGACCATTGCGCTAACTATTTGAACGGGGGCTGCCTTTTGACGGATGGCCCTTGTGTATTTTCTCAGGTGCACGGCGCTCCGTCTTGCAGGTATGCGCAAGGTTCAGTTTTGCCAGCGTTCCCGGACGTTGAGGAAGCGTACTATAACTCTTTCGGTAAATCAAAAAGAAAGAATATCGGTACTTGCGATATGTGTGGCGAGTCATATACCAAGTGCTCGAATCGGCAGAAGTTTTGTCATTCGTGCCGAGAACGAGCGGAGAAGGAGTCCAGACGTAAACGTGACTCCCGGTATCGCGAAGCAAACCGACGCTTTAGAAAAAATATCGATAGCTGA
- a CDS encoding helix-turn-helix domain-containing protein has protein sequence MRIRQLLSRRQRRVGRMMINAETLYQIRFVYRLSLDELGALIGVSKSHLHRVEKGERPLSDRLRQSLIEALELNESKLQRITDIYYEFIKRG, from the coding sequence GTGCGTATTAGGCAACTTTTATCGCGGCGACAAAGGAGGGTGGGGAGAATGATGATTAATGCAGAGACACTGTATCAGATCAGGTTTGTGTATCGCCTCAGCTTGGACGAGCTAGGGGCATTGATTGGTGTTTCAAAGTCGCATCTACACAGAGTAGAAAAAGGCGAGCGTCCTTTATCCGATAGATTAAGACAAAGTTTGATTGAAGCATTGGAGTTAAACGAAAGTAAGCTGCAACGTATTACAGATATCTATTATGAATTTATAAAGCGAGGGTAG
- the erpA gene encoding iron-sulfur cluster insertion protein ErpA, translating to MINLTENASKKIKEMIASEDNDKLFLRLGVRPGGCSGFSYGMGFDDEEQEGDVLFEAHGVKLVVNKDDIRFLDGVNIDFKESMMGGGFTIDNPNAVASCGCGSSFRTKEEAGTPSDC from the coding sequence ATGATTAACCTTACGGAAAATGCGAGCAAGAAGATTAAAGAAATGATTGCCAGTGAGGATAACGATAAACTATTTCTGCGTCTTGGTGTAAGACCGGGTGGCTGCAGTGGTTTTTCATACGGTATGGGTTTTGATGATGAAGAGCAAGAAGGCGACGTATTGTTTGAAGCTCATGGTGTAAAACTTGTTGTTAACAAAGATGATATCCGTTTCCTAGATGGTGTGAATATTGATTTTAAAGAATCAATGATGGGCGGCGGGTTCACGATTGATAATCCGAATGCGGTAGCGTCCTGCGGCTGTGGCTCTTCGTTCCGTACGAAGGAAGAAGCCGGTACACCAAGTGATTGCTAA
- a CDS encoding DoxX family protein, producing MVVGWLRESKLSAGILMVLRVWLGYTWVTSGWGKITGGFKSEGFLKGALGKATGDHPAVQSWWANFIEGFALPSSTWFDILIPWGEFLVGIALIAGIFTTFAGLMGITMNFAFLFSGTTSINPQMVLFTIFLLVAGRNAGRYGLDVYILPLLDKWFHREHQIAVYNGKNRAS from the coding sequence ATGGTAGTCGGATGGCTTAGAGAAAGTAAGTTATCTGCAGGCATATTGATGGTGCTGCGTGTATGGCTGGGTTATACATGGGTGACCTCGGGCTGGGGGAAGATTACAGGCGGCTTCAAAAGTGAAGGATTTCTGAAAGGTGCCCTAGGAAAAGCAACAGGTGATCATCCAGCTGTACAGAGCTGGTGGGCAAATTTTATTGAAGGATTCGCGCTTCCAAGTTCCACATGGTTTGATATTCTAATTCCTTGGGGAGAATTTCTTGTAGGAATTGCACTGATTGCAGGAATATTCACTACGTTTGCGGGTCTGATGGGGATTACGATGAATTTCGCCTTTCTGTTTAGCGGAACGACAAGTATCAATCCTCAGATGGTTCTGTTCACTATTTTCTTGCTAGTAGCCGGGCGTAATGCAGGGCGTTATGGCCTGGATGTTTATATACTTCCTTTGTTAGATAAATGGTTTCATCGCGAACATCAAATAGCCGTTTATAACGGCAAGAATAGAGCCTCATAA
- a CDS encoding tyrosine-type recombinase/integrase, with translation MALKKKQRRTPVGKILDKVNYPQLTLDQAIDLVISTKTAEGLRERTLFDYRQQWGYFVSWLNDNYEVEYVDELTPQVFRDHINYMKYDARRYDGHKYINAEQQRVGLSDTTINIRLRTLKAVFNQLEREQLIEVNPMRSVKLIRQDIDLTNCLTDEEVKAILQQPNRRDYVGFRDYVAIILMLDSGLRITEMLRLRAENIDFQTRFITVSREDSKNRRPRIVPISPQSIKLLLQLVNENKQHFSTDRIFLSCYGEPLGANQFNKRLKYYGQKAGIDGKKMTAHVYRHTWAKNMVLNGCDAFTLQKMGGWSDIRTMRRYIQMDTEDIRKGHDSFSPVNKFVDNRTTR, from the coding sequence TTGGCGTTAAAAAAGAAACAACGACGCACACCCGTGGGTAAAATTTTGGATAAAGTAAATTACCCACAGTTAACACTTGACCAAGCGATTGATCTAGTTATTTCAACAAAAACAGCGGAAGGGCTACGAGAACGAACGTTATTCGACTACCGACAACAATGGGGATACTTTGTTAGTTGGTTAAACGATAATTACGAAGTTGAGTATGTAGACGAATTAACACCGCAAGTATTTCGTGACCATATTAACTATATGAAATACGATGCAAGACGTTATGACGGACATAAGTACATTAACGCAGAGCAACAACGAGTTGGTCTATCGGATACAACGATAAACATTCGGTTGCGTACATTGAAAGCGGTATTCAATCAATTAGAACGCGAGCAGTTAATTGAAGTTAATCCGATGCGAAGCGTTAAACTCATTCGTCAGGATATTGATTTAACGAATTGTCTTACAGATGAAGAGGTAAAAGCGATTCTACAACAACCAAACAGAAGAGACTATGTCGGGTTTCGAGATTATGTCGCTATTATTTTAATGCTTGATAGTGGGTTACGTATAACCGAAATGTTAAGACTTCGAGCCGAAAATATCGACTTTCAAACTCGATTTATAACAGTGAGTAGGGAAGACAGCAAGAATAGACGTCCTCGGATTGTGCCGATTTCTCCTCAATCCATAAAGCTTTTATTACAGTTAGTTAACGAAAATAAGCAGCATTTTTCAACGGATAGAATATTCCTGTCATGCTATGGAGAGCCGTTGGGAGCTAATCAGTTTAACAAACGATTAAAGTATTATGGACAAAAAGCAGGGATTGATGGCAAGAAGATGACAGCGCATGTCTATCGCCATACATGGGCGAAGAATATGGTGCTTAACGGTTGTGATGCGTTTACGTTGCAGAAGATGGGCGGATGGTCTGATATCCGAACTATGCGACGTTATATTCAGATGGACACGGAGGATATCCGGAAAGGTCACGACAGTTTTTCACCAGTCAACAAATTTGTAGATAATCGGACTACCAGATAA
- the mqnE gene encoding aminofutalosine synthase MqnE: MSVFTKPFVQDEALLPIIEKVEAGERLTLEDGLALYNSNDLMTIGQMANQVNLRKNGNNVYFIENMYINPTNVCEAHCKFCGFRRDPGEEGAYTMNEEELLAYVAKGYTPSMREFHIVGGHNHTVSFDYYLDTVRTLKKHYPDVTIKAYTGAEIVFFAQMTGMTEEEVLKELIKAGLGTLPGGGAEILTEDYRLKMSPEKASTDEWLNVHRIAHKLGLKTHATMLYGSIEKLEERLIHMIRLRELQDETNGFMVFIPLAVQPKKATASIKRRTSAFDDMKTMAISRLMLDNFPHIKAYFINIGTQLTQMALSFGSSDVHGTLVEERISHAAGALTQSALTRDELIWLVKGAGKQPIERDTFYNIIKEY, encoded by the coding sequence ATGAGTGTATTTACTAAACCATTCGTTCAGGATGAAGCGCTACTGCCAATTATCGAAAAAGTGGAAGCCGGCGAACGCCTGACGCTTGAAGACGGCTTAGCACTATACAATTCCAATGATTTGATGACCATTGGACAAATGGCAAACCAGGTCAATCTGCGTAAAAACGGAAACAATGTATATTTTATCGAGAACATGTACATCAATCCTACTAATGTGTGTGAAGCCCACTGCAAGTTCTGTGGTTTCCGCCGTGATCCGGGCGAAGAAGGCGCCTACACAATGAATGAAGAAGAATTGCTTGCCTACGTCGCGAAGGGCTATACTCCTTCCATGCGTGAATTCCATATCGTTGGCGGTCATAACCATACCGTATCGTTCGATTATTACCTTGACACCGTCCGTACGTTGAAAAAGCACTACCCAGACGTTACAATCAAAGCGTATACAGGTGCGGAAATCGTATTCTTCGCTCAGATGACAGGCATGACTGAAGAAGAAGTGCTGAAAGAATTAATCAAGGCCGGCCTTGGTACGCTTCCGGGCGGCGGCGCAGAAATTCTAACAGAAGATTACCGCCTGAAGATGAGTCCGGAAAAAGCGAGCACAGATGAATGGTTGAACGTACACCGCATCGCGCATAAGCTCGGCTTGAAAACGCATGCGACCATGCTGTACGGCTCAATCGAAAAGCTGGAAGAGCGCCTTATCCATATGATTCGCCTGCGTGAGCTACAGGACGAAACGAACGGATTTATGGTGTTCATCCCGCTCGCGGTTCAACCTAAAAAAGCGACCGCTTCAATTAAACGCCGTACATCCGCATTTGACGATATGAAAACAATGGCAATTAGCCGCCTAATGCTCGACAACTTCCCGCATATTAAAGCCTATTTCATTAATATCGGCACACAACTAACCCAGATGGCACTTTCTTTCGGTTCATCCGATGTGCACGGTACACTGGTTGAAGAACGTATCAGTCATGCAGCGGGCGCGCTGACCCAATCTGCGCTAACGCGTGATGAATTGATTTGGCTTGTCAAAGGTGCCGGCAAACAGCCAATTGAACGTGATACATTCTATAATATTATAAAAGAATACTAA
- a CDS encoding DUF2577 domain-containing protein — protein sequence METSGNPYTDLVQLMKEHGHNKDVDIVFGTITAPPPNIRVKVDNESLELKKDDVSVLEHLTRHKRIVTINHVEKAQRDVGDGVGVDKVSGDGQIFTVNDDLKPPYSSFSYNYVELTFEDVLKVGDRVVLAEIEKGQKYVILDREVIY from the coding sequence ATGGAGACTAGCGGAAACCCATATACGGACTTAGTTCAACTTATGAAAGAACATGGACACAACAAAGACGTAGATATCGTTTTCGGTACAATCACGGCACCTCCACCGAATATCCGTGTAAAGGTCGATAATGAATCGCTTGAACTCAAAAAAGACGATGTATCAGTCTTGGAACATCTTACACGACATAAACGAATTGTGACGATAAATCACGTAGAAAAAGCGCAACGTGATGTAGGCGATGGTGTTGGCGTTGACAAGGTGTCTGGAGACGGTCAGATATTTACAGTCAATGACGATTTAAAACCGCCTTATTCGTCTTTTTCGTATAACTACGTCGAATTAACGTTTGAAGACGTGCTAAAGGTGGGCGACCGTGTTGTATTAGCGGAAATAGAAAAAGGGCAGAAATATGTAATCCTCGATAGAGAGGTGATTTACTAA
- a CDS encoding MarR family transcriptional regulator, with protein MQTIFRVKKTKGYSKVSNDLWTLEGLSVGARLTLGYMLSKPETWRFFIEAIAKELHINKDTAAKYVNELIAAGYITRERRRENGRFAGYTYFVYEGGQAIECASESEDIAVSTVSDNAVSGEVAASINDFSITYGDKKQDDDDNNYNTSARKEIPVENKNTMQFNVFQAEIYETAQEYGFNDDTARSLALRCEGIRATASAISNALLAVISRISNGTMARVTSLSAYFYATLRDETNRERVKYVQREKERQERERKQRETAAYVPYNWLEDAI; from the coding sequence ATGCAAACGATATTCCGCGTTAAGAAAACGAAAGGATACTCGAAAGTATCTAACGATTTATGGACGCTAGAAGGCTTGTCAGTAGGCGCTAGGCTTACGTTAGGCTATATGTTGTCGAAGCCGGAGACATGGCGTTTCTTTATCGAGGCAATCGCCAAGGAATTACATATTAACAAGGATACCGCGGCCAAGTACGTTAATGAGCTTATTGCAGCCGGTTATATTACGCGTGAGCGTCGTCGTGAGAACGGTCGTTTCGCTGGTTATACGTATTTCGTATACGAAGGTGGACAAGCAATAGAGTGCGCTAGTGAGAGCGAGGATATCGCTGTTTCTACCGTATCCGATAACGCCGTTTCCGGTGAAGTAGCGGCAAGTATTAATGATTTTAGTATTACTTACGGTGATAAAAAACAAGACGATGATGATAATAATTACAACACGTCCGCGCGCAAAGAAATACCGGTAGAGAACAAAAATACTATGCAGTTTAATGTCTTCCAAGCGGAGATATACGAAACAGCGCAAGAGTACGGATTTAACGACGATACAGCCCGCTCACTGGCGTTACGTTGCGAAGGGATACGTGCGACAGCTAGTGCTATTAGCAACGCTCTATTGGCCGTTATTAGCCGCATAAGCAATGGTACTATGGCCCGTGTCACATCACTTTCGGCATATTTCTACGCTACACTACGGGATGAAACGAATCGAGAACGGGTGAAGTATGTCCAGCGTGAGAAAGAGCGCCAGGAACGCGAAAGGAAGCAACGGGAAACGGCCGCTTATGTACCGTATAATTGGCTAGAAGATGCGATATAG
- a CDS encoding DUF3102 domain-containing protein, which translates to MEKVLNVSLDEITKEIQTFQQQEQQCIFQIGKRLKQVKDADLVHGEWGKWLQSIQLDIRKAQRMIQAYEQFGDATLASCLGTAKIYEMLALPSEIDREQFIGEMHVIPSTGEMRYVDQMSGKELREVVRKEREKAGLIKPKKDACPASEVTVVEQTVQQPLRDMLIEVIPTLNDVDINFALENGYTLAEFIKMVCGPIVSDMEAA; encoded by the coding sequence ATGGAGAAAGTGCTAAACGTGAGTTTGGATGAGATTACTAAGGAGATTCAGACGTTTCAACAACAAGAACAGCAGTGTATCTTCCAAATCGGTAAACGTTTAAAGCAAGTAAAAGATGCGGACTTGGTACATGGTGAGTGGGGGAAGTGGCTACAGTCGATTCAACTGGATATAAGAAAGGCGCAACGTATGATCCAGGCATACGAGCAGTTCGGAGATGCGACGCTGGCGTCGTGTCTAGGTACTGCAAAGATATATGAAATGTTGGCGCTTCCGAGTGAAATTGATCGAGAACAGTTTATTGGAGAAATGCACGTAATTCCGTCAACTGGTGAGATGAGGTACGTCGATCAAATGAGCGGAAAGGAGCTTCGTGAAGTTGTTAGGAAGGAGCGAGAGAAGGCCGGACTTATCAAACCGAAAAAGGACGCTTGCCCTGCTTCGGAGGTTACAGTAGTTGAACAAACGGTTCAGCAGCCGTTGAGGGATATGCTGATAGAGGTGATACCTACGTTAAATGACGTAGATATAAACTTTGCGCTTGAGAACGGGTATACGCTAGCGGAATTCATCAAAATGGTGTGTGGCCCAATAGTTTCGGATATGGAAGCGGCATAA
- a CDS encoding helix-turn-helix domain-containing protein, which translates to MTLTRTQATQIIEREGMKHRAIAQRAGIHRVTLSRWLNGHAELKQENLQAVSSVLARYEIN; encoded by the coding sequence ATGACGTTAACACGCACGCAAGCAACGCAAATTATCGAACGAGAGGGAATGAAGCATCGGGCGATTGCGCAGAGGGCCGGTATACATCGAGTTACATTGAGTCGTTGGTTGAACGGTCATGCCGAATTGAAGCAGGAGAATTTACAAGCGGTGTCGTCGGTGCTGGCTCGGTATGAAATTAATTAA
- a CDS encoding LysM peptidoglycan-binding domain-containing protein, producing MSTMQFWLKFNNGAEVLRFPVNPPEIRVESGYNWTTINLAQAGEFTIPSGHPLTKISFSSFFPRDYNASYCEYPEIPKPTECTDKIASWKEKRQPVRLIVTGFGGGKGLNYAMCITRFDFWEQAGSPGDIYFTLEMQEYRFITLRPIEAAVSKATGVKTVIKAASKPIRPNEKEIPTTYTVKSGDTLTKIAQRMRTQGHKDIDAHKLYAANKKVIGKNMNLIKPGQVLTIPK from the coding sequence ATGAGTACGATGCAATTTTGGTTAAAGTTCAACAATGGAGCGGAGGTACTTCGTTTTCCAGTAAATCCACCGGAAATCCGTGTTGAGTCAGGTTATAATTGGACCACCATCAATCTAGCTCAAGCAGGAGAATTTACAATACCTTCGGGACACCCGCTTACTAAGATATCGTTTTCTTCGTTCTTTCCACGAGACTATAACGCTTCCTATTGCGAATATCCGGAGATACCGAAACCAACGGAGTGTACGGATAAAATCGCAAGCTGGAAAGAAAAAAGGCAACCGGTCCGGCTAATTGTAACTGGATTTGGTGGAGGTAAGGGCCTTAATTATGCAATGTGTATAACAAGGTTTGATTTTTGGGAGCAGGCCGGTTCCCCAGGCGATATCTACTTTACGCTTGAAATGCAGGAGTACCGCTTTATTACTTTAAGACCGATCGAAGCAGCTGTTTCGAAAGCAACCGGAGTTAAAACGGTTATAAAAGCGGCTAGTAAACCAATTCGTCCAAACGAAAAAGAGATTCCTACGACATACACCGTAAAGTCCGGCGATACTCTTACGAAAATTGCACAGCGGATGCGGACGCAAGGTCATAAAGATATTGACGCCCATAAACTGTATGCTGCTAATAAGAAAGTCATAGGAAAAAATATGAATCTTATTAAGCCGGGACAAGTCTTAACCATACCGAAATAA
- a CDS encoding helix-turn-helix domain-containing protein encodes MAKRVVIKIEEISKNHGNLSLSELSDLTGVRRATLSELTNGKRKRIEFSHIERIAEALKIEDIREIIDFIDSHERN; translated from the coding sequence GTGGCTAAAAGAGTTGTTATTAAAATTGAAGAAATTTCCAAAAATCATGGTAATCTTTCTTTATCGGAGTTATCAGACTTAACCGGAGTACGGCGCGCTACATTAAGTGAATTGACGAACGGAAAGAGGAAGCGTATAGAATTTTCGCACATTGAACGAATTGCGGAGGCTTTAAAAATCGAGGACATACGTGAAATTATTGATTTTATCGATAGTCATGAAAGAAACTAA
- a CDS encoding helix-turn-helix domain-containing protein: MITRHKRIRPEQYVAIRYFAQPGNGGLTVEEIAKEAGVSRQTVSRWRHQPHFEAELQRQIALNTLEELPKAIEVLTKESVYERGAIEAVQMSAKALISLVDALREEDNVTSDWYTC; this comes from the coding sequence ATGATAACGAGACATAAACGAATACGTCCAGAACAGTACGTAGCTATTCGATACTTTGCGCAGCCAGGGAATGGAGGGCTTACCGTTGAAGAAATCGCAAAGGAAGCGGGAGTATCACGTCAAACCGTAAGTCGCTGGCGGCATCAACCGCATTTTGAAGCGGAATTACAACGACAGATAGCCTTAAATACACTCGAAGAGTTGCCGAAAGCTATCGAAGTATTAACGAAAGAGAGCGTGTATGAACGGGGCGCTATCGAAGCGGTACAGATGTCGGCAAAAGCGTTGATATCGTTGGTGGATGCGTTGAGAGAAGAGGATAACGTTACAAGCGATTGGTATACGTGTTAA
- a CDS encoding AbrB/MazE/SpoVT family DNA-binding domain-containing protein, producing the protein MSEKKVVQVTEDGRVIIPHEFTELLGGNTFDIHIDEEGRLILRPVPLH; encoded by the coding sequence ATGAGTGAAAAGAAAGTGGTTCAAGTAACCGAAGATGGTCGCGTTATTATCCCTCATGAGTTTACCGAGCTATTAGGCGGAAACACATTTGACATACACATCGATGAAGAAGGGCGATTGATTCTACGGCCCGTTCCGCTTCATTAA